A genomic region of Zalophus californianus isolate mZalCal1 chromosome 11, mZalCal1.pri.v2, whole genome shotgun sequence contains the following coding sequences:
- the COMMD9 gene encoding COMM domain-containing protein 9, protein MAALTAENFAALQSLLKASSRDVVRQLCQESFSSSALGSKQLLDITCSSLSVTQEEAEQLLQALHCLTRLAVFRDLSSAEAILALFPENFHQNLKNLLTKIILEHVSTWRLEAQANQISLPRLVDLDWRVDIKTSSDSISRMAVPTCLLQMKIQEDPSLCGDKPSISAVTVELSKETLDTMLDGLGRIRDQLSAVANK, encoded by the exons GCCTCCTCAAGAGATGTTGTCAGACAGCTGTGCCAAGAGAGCTTTTCCAGTTCAGCCCTTGGCTCAAAACAACTCTTGGATATTACATGTTCCAGCTTGTCTGTGACCCAGGAGGAAGCGGAGCAA CTGCTCCAGGCTCTGCACTGCCTCACCAGGCTGGCGGTGTTCCGTGACCTGTCCTCTGCTGAGGCGATCCTGGCTCTCTTTCCTGAAAATTTCCACCAAAACCTCAAAAACCTGCTGACGAAAATCATCCTAGAACACGT CTCTACTTGGCGACTGGAAGCCCAGGCAAATCAGA TCTCTCTGCCGCGCCTGGTTGACCTAGACTGGAGAGTGGACATCAAGACCTCCTCCGACAGCATCAGCCGCATGGCCGTCCCCACCTGCCTGCTGCAGATGAAG ATCCAAGAAGATCCTAGTCTGTGTGGAGACAAGCCCTCCATCTCAGCGGTCACTGTGGAGCTGAGTAAGGAAACGCTGGACACTATGCTAGACGGCCTGGGCCGCATCCGTGACCAGCTCTCCGCCGTGGCCAACAAATGA